ATGGTGGGGCAGTCAGGTGATGAGCCGGAGAAGGTTTGGGCTGGAAATGTGTGTGGGGAGGTGTATGAACGTGAACATCTGCTACTTgtttacaagggatgtgaggcCTGGGAGGGGTTAGGAATTAAGGAATCTCTTGGTGCcttctggggtggggaggggctgttTTCAGGAACAAGGAGATTCCCCATCCCTGTCCTGGAGTATCCTCTTAGATACTTCCACCCAGCCTTGGCCCCTTTGTCTGGGAGGAATTAAATGTGTAAAATCAGAGAGCTGGACCAGGATGGGTATTAATGGGGGCGGTGGGCTGCTCTCCCACTTCCCTCACCTGGGCCACCTGACAGGCACACAGCACCTTCCCCATGGGCTGGGGGCTGAGTAGGAGCACAGACGTGCTGGGGGCCTGCTCACACAGCTGCCGTACCACCTTCACCAGCACCTGGACCACAAAAGACAGATGGTGAGCCCATAGCTTCCCAGACCCCTAGCTGTCTCCTGGTCAGGACTTTGCCCTCCCCAGACCCTGGAGCAGCCCGGCTTGGCTAGCACTCACTGAGAGAGACTCAGCAGAGACTGTGTCCACAATCAGAGGCCCCTTCGAGTGCCGCTCCAGCAGCTCCTGGGTTTTCTTTGCAGCCTATGGGGCAGGAAGGACAAGCAGAGGGGTCAGGCTGAGAGGCAGGTTTCCAATTAGCCCCAACTTCTGAACTAAGCCCCAGCTGAGCAATCCCCTGCTTCCCCTACCCACCCCAAAAGTCATCAGCTCTAGGCAGAGGTGGCAGGGACTCTGCCTAGGGTGGCCTCCTTTTTGGGTCCCACATGTGTCCTTCCTCACTTCCCTCACCACTTCCCTTTCATCATAGCTTCAGGCCCCTACAAATAGGTCGCTGAAGGTGAAAGGAGGAAGGTCAGAGCACAGATGGACCAGGAGTGGGCGGGAGAAAGGGGGATCCACAGTGGAGGTGCAATCAGGGCTGAATGGCACTAATCAAGTCAGTAGGCTTCCGGGGGTTCTGAGCCAGACTTGGGAGCTGGGGGAGAAACACGGTTTGAAAGAGACGGAAGTGGGGGAATGGCCTGGGTGATGGTTCTCAGCTGGCAGGAGAAGGAAGCTGCCACCACCCCGTCCTTGCACAGCCTCTGACTCACCCCCATGCCCCAGCCCTTGAGACTTCTCAGTGTATGTGCTGGAGTGTCTCTGGGCACATGGGTGCAGCCAAACCTCCTCTCACCTGTCCCATTTGCAGCTTACGGATGGCAGTGTTGGCACGCCGCTGCAGCATCTTCACTGTGGCCAGCAGCTCCCGCCGCTGCCACTGGGGCATCACAGCAGTTTCCACAGCCTATGGCCAGAAGCAGTACATCACCCCTGCCCTTCCCTGAGCCATAGTCTCTGAGGTAGGGACCAGCAGGGCCAGGGAAGACACCCACCCTGCAGACAAACATCTGGGCCAGCTGGAGCCCAACCCAATTGGAGTGCTAGGGAGAGTCTGAAGGAGTCCAGGGAGGAATAGGGGAGGGAATAGGGCTAGGAGAGGGTGGGGAACAGCTCCACGGTAGGCGTGGCCCTCACTTCAATGAGTCGTCCTATGTCCTTGGACAGCCTCAGTGCCTCCGCCACATCCCGGCTCCCCTGACTCAGCCGCTCAGTGGCCGCTTTCACTTCCTGGGCCAGGCTCTGGCCTAGCTCTCGGGCCTGCAGGGAGGGGACAAGAGGGTCAGGATTACATTCATCTCCCCAGGACAAGGCCTCTCAACTCATTACTGGTCAGGGACAAATAAGATTTAACAATCAGGACCAATCAAGGCACCAGCACCAAATAATCAAAACACATGCCAGCTGCCAATAGCTGATATGGCCACATTGGTGTCCAAGTATGAACACTGGCTCTGCTGCTGGGCACCCCTGAGCCTGAGCATGTCACCTGCGTGTGTCCCATGCACCCACTCAACCCAGAAGTCCCAGGCCTACTGGCATGCTGACCTGCTGGGCCTGCTCCCCAGTGATGGCCAGCAGGCGGGTAGTGCCCTTGGAAAGCTGGCGGTCCCCGATGATAACCAGGTCCCCTACAGCCCCAGTACGTAACAGGTGCCTGTGGGAGGAAGGAGTGAACAGAAAGTCAGGGGGCATGACAGTAGAGAAGGGAGAAGCCAGCGTGCATCTCCCATTAAGGGCTGATGGCTCCAAAGACCAAGGGAAGGGCAAGGATCCGGGGCCCCTGGGCCAGCCAGCACAAAGGAGTGACTCACGTCCCACAGCATAGCTCCACAGAGGTCTGCAGTGCGGCTTGGGAGGCTGGGTCCAATGCATGGGCCACGGGCACCCCCACTGATACCACCCGCACAGGGTCTGGGTAAACCTGAGGTCAAGAGGGGACAGGCCCGTTAACTGCCAAAGGAGAAGGATAAAGCCTCCAGGTATGCCTGAAGGAGGCCCCCGATCTCCAGCAAAAGGGCTTCCCCAACTCACCTCATCCAGAGAGCGCAGGCCAGGGACCTGGGCAGTGAGCGCCAGGGGCACCTCCTCCATGTACACAGCCTCATCCTGCCCCACGGCCTCCTGCACAGTGTTCTCCACTGCCCGGAGCTGCTCTGGGGTCAATGGGGtctggaggggtggggaggaaatGGAAAGACCAACATGCAGTCAGCCCCACACCTGTAACTGATGCATTGAAACACGGTCAATGTTCACTGAGCTATCCCCAGGTTCTAGAATAGTGGctagcacataataggtgctcaataaacactacCTGAGCAGACAATTATTTTCCTTAGAAAGCTATCTGGGAGTTGGGCCTATTGGAAGCTCCAGGCCTTTCACCAGGCACCAAaagttaaagaaacagaaaaaggaggcTGTATCCACATGGAGCTTACAAGGGGTAGCCCAATGGAAGAGAGAACTACAGGATGGGGGGATGCAGGGGCAGGGAATAAGCAGGTGGGATGGGGATTAGCCAGCAAGTACTTCCTGGAGAAAGGATTTAAGCCAGATGTGTAAGAAGCACAGGGAGACAGGGTGGCAGCAGAGGGAGAGGGCAGCCCAGTTTAAGCAAGAATGGCTTGGATGACAGTAGAAACAAGGAAGGGGAGCGGCTGGAGGTGAAGGGAAGGCCCCTGCTGGAGGGCCTTCAGGATCCCACATCAGAGCTGGGCGAGGCCCCAGACACTCTGTAGCCTGACTCCTCACTGCTGCACAAGGAGCCCAAGGGGAAAGGACTTGCCCAGGGTCCCATAGTGATTGGGTGGCCGTGCTGGGCCTAGAGCCCAGGACTCTAAGGGCAACCCGCTCACAGCAGGCTGTCTCTCTTTTAAGCCTGTCACCTCACATGAAGCCTGTCTTTCTATGCCGGGCTCACCTGGGTGGTCACATCCAAGCGCAGCTGCTCAGGATTGAGATGCgagccctgctgctctgtgccaggGCCCAGGGTCTGCCTCAGTGCCCAGTTCAGCAGGTGGGTGGCCGTATGCTTCGCCATGCAGCCTAGACGCCAGGCCTGAAATACTTTTGTCACCCAGCGTCCTGGGTGAGGGCAGGGGGTTGGGAGAGTGAAGGGGCTGCAGGGTATTGGGAACAGTTAGGGAGGATCCTTACCTCATCCACATGCAGCTGCACCTGGTCCCCTAACCGCAGGCACTCAGGGGCTACTGCCTCATGCAGGATGAAACCTCCACAGACCTGGGCCCGGGCTACTGGGAACAGCACGTCCTGAGGGAGGGTAGTGGTCAAGGTGCCTGTAGCCTTTCCCTCCCCTTGGCTCCCACTCAGGCTTGGGTCTGCCGCCCACAGAAATCAGCCTGGGTTGTGATGGAGACTCACCTCTTGCCCTGCCCGCACCAGGTAGCCACGGTCTGAAGCCTGGCCCCCCTGTTCTGCGTAGAAGTTGGTCCTGTCCAAGAGGAGGCCACAGCGCTGGCCTTTCCCCACGGAGGCCACTGCTGTCCCGTCCTCTGTATACAGTTGCAACACCTGGGCCTCACAGGTGCCGAACTCTGCCAGGGCACAGAATGGTTATTAgtggtgggcaggggctggggacgTGAAGGTGGGTCTGTGCCTGGAGGCCAACAGGCACCCCCGCTGGCAGGGGCACTTCCAGCTGGGGGCCACAGAGACCCCTGGTGGCCATCCTGGGGAATACATAGGGGCTAGCAGCAACCATCTTGGACATTCTTCTTAGTCATGGTCAGGCAAGCTTGTGGCGGCAGGCCTTGGTCCAGGCTCTCACCATAACTTCCGCTGGGTCGCAGGGAGTAGTTGTACTTGGGGCTGTCGTCAGTTGGGGGCACTCCTTGGCGCTGCAGCTCCCCAAGCGCATGGACATCAAGCCACAATCCCTGCTTCTGAACTGGCTCAGCCTGCCGTGCCCGGTGCTGCAGGGTGGGCATGGGCATGGAAGAAGTGCAtagagaatgaaagaatgaaagtggGACTTCAGCCTCGCAGGGCCCTGTCCCTGCCACACATCTGTGGACTCTGCAGCCCTTCTGGAATAAGAACTCAGGGCTTGGCTGGCTGAACCATCCATCATGTCGGCTCCTCGGGATTAGGCCTTCCTGCCCACTGCTGCCCCTGGAGGGCCCCTCTCCAGGAAGCTGTGCTGGCTTCTGCTCCTGTGTTTAGCCCATTGGCTAGTGTTGCTTTCTACGGGATGTGGCCTGAGGTTTTAGAAACCTCCCAGGTGAGGGGACAGAtcctatctcagcctcttgaTTCCTCTCAATATTCACagctcctcccccaggagctcagGGCTGGGGAAGAGGTGTCCTAACAGAACCCAGCATGGGGTGCCACAGCTTGTACCTGGGCCTCCTCTTGGGCCAACCGCTCCAGTCCAGCGGAGTCCAGCTGGACCCCTTTCTCCTCCAGCATCAGCTCTACCATGTCCAAGGGGAGCCCCAGGTCTCCACACAGTGACAAGGACCAGGCCACTTCAGCtttgagaaagaaagacaaagaatgtTGAGGAGGGGAGGGATTAGACAAAGAAGGGGAGAAAAATAAGGTCCAGGGCCCTTCTAACCACGCAGAAGTCACCAGATGCCAAACACAAATACCCGCTCCATACTGGGTAGCCTCAGGAGAGGGGTCACATTCAGGCTTCATGCCTCAAGGCCAGAGCTGGGGGTAGTCCAGGGTACTCCCTGGGCACACATCATTTCAAGGGAGGAGGGAAGCTCAGTCTATGCACGAAGCCAACCTAGGAAAGCAGGAGGCAGGGCTAGCTGGGCAGTGTGGACATGGGGAGAGGCAGGGTGGTATTCCTGCTGCAGAGGGGTCTGGGTATGGAAGGAGAGTCCAGGGAGAAAGGAACATTGGGAAGAGGTCAGGGGTGGATATAAGGCATGGGGCTGGCCCAGAGCTCCCTCCTCTGCCCACCTTGGTGAGTCTCAGCGAGCCCCTCGTGCATGGGCTAGGTATCCCGCTTACCAGGGAACATATCTGAAGGCCCCAGGGTCCTCAGAGTCCGATCAATGATCCGCCTACCCCGCTCCAGGGAGGCCAGGAAGGCTGCCTCGTCCTCTGACACCAGGTTGGCGATCTGAACCAGGCAGAGAAGAAGTGGAGCTGGGTCTCCTTGGAAGGAGGGTCTCTCTCCACAACTCTCCCATCAACCCCTTTCTCTCCCACTGGAATCCAGTACCTGGGCTGAGTTCCTTTGCAGTTCTGGATAAGCATCTCCCTGGGGGAGGTGGAGAGGGCTGAGGAGGTGTGAAAGGCAACcaacccacccccacctccccaccctggGCCTCCCTGAGGACACCTGCCCTGGAGGCTCAGACACAttgaggggctgggagagggactCAAATGGGGAACTGGTTTCCCTGTAGGGTGGCAGAAGGGGGTCCTGAGGTCAAAggctgagcagtttggaaaaggAGCCTCCTCAAGTTCTCCTGCTTCTTGTAAGCAAGGACAGCTTTCTTAGCTTGCTGATAGGATGCTGGGCTCGATATTTAGGGTGGGGACCTCTGGGCACCCAGGCTGGGGGCACTGTCTAGGCTCAGTGGTAGGCTCCCCAAAGTGCCCAGGGAGGCCCACAGTGAAAAAGAAGCTCTGTCCTTACCAGTGTCTCCACCACTACAGGTACCAGGCTGCCTAGGAAGCCAGGTGGTGCCTTTAAGATCTCCATGGAGAAACGCACAGCTCGACGCAGGATCCGACGAAGAACCAGCCTAAAGGGGTTCAGAGCCCAGACATGAACCCCCAGCAGCTCATGGTCAGCAATATGGGGAGTGGGAAGGACGAGGTCCAGTGTGTGCTCCCACCTCAaagctctccctcccccattccTCCTACTGGCTCAACCAGACCCACCTCTCctgttccctccctcctccacctgaGACCCCCAGCAGCCCCTGTCCTCTCTGTAGCCCTTCCAGACTCACGGGGGACCTGACATCCCAGGGAAGATGCCATCAGAGATGCAGACACTGAGTGTGCGGATGTGGTCAGCCACCACGCGGTACGCTGTGTCTGTGCGCCCCTCGTCTGCCACCCCTACTCGGCCCAAGTAAGGGGGTGCCCTGCAGCCCTGGGAAGCAGAAGAGTCAGCCAGTGGCCCTGCCTGACCTGGCCCAGGTGGGTGCTCTTTATCGCCTCTAGAGCATCTGCCCTCAGCCCTAAAGCCAACCACATCCAGAATGGCCTTGCCAGTCCAGTCCTGGGCTGAGAAGCCTCACAGATGAGCACAAGCCAGGCCCTGCCCTCACGGGGCTCATATTTGGTGCTACAAGTGAACATATCTGTGACCATTTACTGAATTTCTACTATCAGAACTGGGTGAGTACTTGAACAACATGGCCTCAAATCCCCAAAACAGCCCATTCCAGGAGGTATTAGCATGCTTGCTTTAAAGAagaagaagctgaggctcagaggaacTCAGTGACACAAGGCTACCCGGCTCTCAAGGAGCAGATCTGAGATCTCAGCCGGGCCTGTTGGACTCCAGGTGCTCTCCACTACCTGTTCTTGCCTCTCCCATCTTTtgtgggggtgggcagggagggagagtGTAAGCTACATACACGGAAATGCTCCAAAGCAGGGAGCTTGATTCACTTACCACCAAACCTCTCTCTTCCCCAAGCTTCTTCGTCTAACAGTCATGCCATTCACTGTGTTGCTCAAGTCAATAGCCTGGGAGCcatctttgaattctttttcccCTACCCGTCATAATCCATCAGTGGTTCCTTTTGCTCCTACCTCCATGAGATCTCTCAAATCAATCTACTTGTCTCTACTTCCACTGCTATTATCCGAAGCATGCCCTGTGGTCCTTGCCTGGACCGATAATAGCCTCCCAACTGATTCCTAAGTTTCTGCTCTCATCTCCCTCCAGCTCATCCTCCACACAGCAACAGGAGTAGCCTTTTAAAAGTGTacatcaggctgggcgcggtagctcacacctgtaatctcaacactttgggaggctgaggcgggtggatcacctgaggtcaggagtttgagaccagcctggccaatcctggtgaaaccccatctgtactaaaaatacaaaaattagtcaggtgtggtggcgggtgcctgtaatcccagctactctggaggctgaggcacgagaatcacttgagccccggaggcagaggttgcagtgagccgagatcatgccactgcactccagcctggacaacagagcaagcaagactctgtctcaaaaaaaaaaaaaaaaaaaaaaaagaggggttcTCAGTGGGGAGTGTGGCATGATCTGAtgtacacttttatttatttattttttttgagatgaactctcactctgttgcccaggctggagtgcagtagcacgatctcagcttactgcaacctccacctcctgggttcaagagattctcctgcctcagcctcccaagtggctgggactacaggtgtgtgccaccatgcctggctgatttttctatttttttagtagagacaggattttgccatgttggccaggctggtctccaactcctgacctcaagcgatccgcctccctctgcctccccaagtgctgggattacaggagtgagccaccgtgcccagccctgagaACTCTTCTCACCACTCTGAGAATCACGGCCCCACTTTGGACTTCGAGGCCCACAAGACTGGATTCTGCCTTCTTCTCTGTGAGACTGTTCACAAAAATGGCCCTTTCCTAGGCATATGCCACTTTAAAATGGGACTTTACAGCTGTTTCCCATCAAGGGACAGAATCCATTTCTCCATCCCCTGAATCTCTGCTGGCTTTGTGACTTGCTTCGGCCCATAGAATACAGTGGAAACAACACTGTTCTGAGCCTATGTGTCTGCTCTCTGTCTTGGAACCTTGCTGAGCTGTGATGTGGACAAGCCCAGACTAGCCAGCTAGGTGATGACAGACACATGGCCCAGTCACCCCTACTGCCCCCAAACTGACAGCCAGCCAAGCCCCAGAGGAGCTGCGGCCTCTCAGCTCACCACAGATGGATGAATGAGCTCACACAAGACCAAAGAATGAGCCAGCTAAGCCCAGCCTAAACACTAGCTCACAGACTCAGGGGGCAGATACATGGTTGTTGGTTAAGCCACAGAGCATTAGGGTGGTTATACAGCAAAAGCCAACTGACACATGTTCCTACTATATCCCATGGGATTCTCCTTTAGCTGGCTGGCCACCTTTTAGTTTTTGGCACATGTCAAGCCCTTTCTTGCAGGGCAAGGAGGGAGGGTATAAGCCACACGCATGTGGAAATGCTCCAAAGCAGGGAGCTTGATTCACCTAGCTCCAAACCTCTCTCTTCCCCAAGCTTCTTCATCTCAGTAAACAGTCATGCCAttcactgtgttgctcaagcCAATAGCCTGGGAGCCATCTTTGATTTCTCTTTCCCCTCCCCATCTAATCCATCAGTACCAAGGCCCTTGGTACctgctgtcccctctgcctggaaagaGCTTCCTGTAGCTGACTCCTCCTTTGGGGCTCAGCTCAAAGGTCATCTTCTTGGTGAGCCTTCCCCAAGCACCTTATCTAAGATTCCTCTGTACCCCTCCTTCTTCCTAGTTACTTTCACCCATGTTTACTGCCTGTTCACAATCTGTAAGCTATTACCTTGTTCtttaacacatttattgattgtCTATCTCTCATGCTAGCATATAATCTCCATGATCTCTTTCCTGCTTACTGCTGTGTCTTCTGTACCAAACACAAAGGATTTAACATAAAGTAAGCACTCAACACGTATTTTCTAAATAAACGAAAGAGGCAAGGAGTTAGGAGGAACATCAGGTAATAAGTAATGAATCCTAGTGTCTTGCTTGACGTCTTGGAATTCTTGGTTGGTTATTGTCCTCAGATGCTGAGAACACTCTGAGTTCTCAACAaagatggaatgcaatggggctGAGGGCTGTGAAGAGCAGGTTAGAGGGCTTCTGGAAGGGAAGAGGCACTCACCTGCTGTATGGCGTTGAGCAGCGGGGAAAAGAGGTCAGTGTCATAGGTGGAGTGTTTGCCTTGCAGCACAGCCACCAGCCTTTCCAGGCCCATTCCTGTGTCCACATGCCGctggggcaggggctgcaggCTTCCATCTGCCTCTCTGGCCAGGGAAGGTGTGCAAGGTGAGGCCCCacccaggattacaggtgtgagacagaTGCCCAAGTGGAGTAGAGAAATGGGGGGGGGGGGAGCCCAAGGGAGCTGACAGTGGGAGGAACCAGACAATCAGTATCTTCCCCTGCCACCCTGCAATAGCAGATGATGATGGCCTTGGGGTCCTGTCCTTCCTCATATAGGGCTATCTCCACTCTCACCCCTGCTTGGGCCCTTGCCTGGGCACCAGACATCCCATCTTGGGACAGAATTCTTTGCCCCTAGAAAGATATGTCAAGGCTAGAAGAAAATCTGAGATCATCAAGTTCAACTCGTTGATCATCAAGTTCAACAGAGAATAGCAGTGACTTGTTTAAGCTGTCACAGGCAAAGACTACAATTAAATCAGTTATTATCTATAAGGTGTTGAGAATtgtgcctgacacatggtaagCACCGTTTACATGTCTGTTTTCATATGAAACAGATCAAAGTCTTCTAATTGCCACCTTTCCCACTTCTAGTCAGGGATTCTTATCCTGCTTCAGCACCCTATTACCTGTTGTGTTGCATGAAGACCAGGTTCCAAAGCTCTACCAGCTggggggctcccaccccaccaGCAAGGTCGTAGT
This DNA window, taken from Pan paniscus chromosome 5, NHGRI_mPanPan1-v2.0_pri, whole genome shotgun sequence, encodes the following:
- the AARS2 gene encoding alanine--tRNA ligase, mitochondrial isoform X2, whose product is MAASVAAAARRLRRAIRRSPSWRGLSHRPLSSEPPAAKASAVRAAFLNFFRDRHGHRLVPSASVRPRGDPSLLFVNAGMNQFKPIFLGTVDPRSEMAGFRRVANSQKCVRAGGHHNDLEDVGRDLSHHTFFEMLGNWAFGGEYFKEEACNMAWELLTQVYGIPEERLWISYFDGDPKAGLDPDLETRDIWLSLGVPASRVLSFGPQENFWEMGDTGPCGPCTEIHYDLAGGVGAPQLVELWNLVFMQHNRLVLRRILRRAVRFSMEILKAPPGFLGSLVPVVVETLGDAYPELQRNSAQIANLVSEDEAAFLASLERGRRIIDRTLRTLGPSDMFPAEVAWSLSLCGDLGLPLDMVELMLEEKGVQLDSAGLERLAQEEAQHRARQAEPVQKQGLWLDVHALGELQRQGVPPTDDSPKYNYSLRPSGSYEFGTCEAQVLQLYTEDGTAVASVGKGQRCGLLLDRTNFYAEQGGQASDRGYLVRAGQEDVLFPVARAQVCGGFILHEAVAPECLRLGDQVQLHVDEAWRLGCMAKHTATHLLNWALRQTLGPGTEQQGSHLNPEQLRLDVTTQTPLTPEQLRAVENTVQEAVGQDEAVYMEEVPLALTAQVPGLRSLDEVYPDPVRVVSVGVPVAHALDPASQAALQTSVELCCGTHLLRTGAVGDLVIIGDRQLSKGTTRLLAITGEQAQQARELGQSLAQEVKAATERLSQGSRDVAEALRLSKDIGRLIEAVETAVMPQWQRRELLATVKMLQRRANTAIRKLQMGQAAKKTQELLERHSKGPLIVDTVSAESLSVLVKVVRQLCEQAPSTSVLLLSPQPMGKVLCACQVAQGAMPTFTAEAWALAVCSHMGGKAWGSRVVAQGTGSTTDLEAALSIAQTYALSQL
- the AARS2 gene encoding alanine--tRNA ligase, mitochondrial isoform X1; the protein is MAASVAAAARRLRRAIRRSPSWRGLSHRPLSSEPPAAKASAVRAAFLNFFRDRHGHRLVPSASVRPRGDPSLLFVNAGMNQFKPIFLGTVDPRSEMAGFRRVANSQKCVRAGGHHNDLEDVGRDLSHHTFFEMLGNWAFGGEYFKEEACNMAWELLTQVYGIPEERLWISYFDGDPKAGLDPDLETRDIWLSLGVPASRVLSFGPQENFWEMGDTGPCGPCTEIHYDLAGGVGAPQLVELWNLVFMQHNREADGSLQPLPQRHVDTGMGLERLVAVLQGKHSTYDTDLFSPLLNAIQQGCRAPPYLGRVGVADEGRTDTAYRVVADHIRTLSVCISDGIFPGMSGPPLVLRRILRRAVRFSMEILKAPPGFLGSLVPVVVETLGDAYPELQRNSAQIANLVSEDEAAFLASLERGRRIIDRTLRTLGPSDMFPAEVAWSLSLCGDLGLPLDMVELMLEEKGVQLDSAGLERLAQEEAQHRARQAEPVQKQGLWLDVHALGELQRQGVPPTDDSPKYNYSLRPSGSYEFGTCEAQVLQLYTEDGTAVASVGKGQRCGLLLDRTNFYAEQGGQASDRGYLVRAGQEDVLFPVARAQVCGGFILHEAVAPECLRLGDQVQLHVDEAWRLGCMAKHTATHLLNWALRQTLGPGTEQQGSHLNPEQLRLDVTTQTPLTPEQLRAVENTVQEAVGQDEAVYMEEVPLALTAQVPGLRSLDEVYPDPVRVVSVGVPVAHALDPASQAALQTSVELCCGTHLLRTGAVGDLVIIGDRQLSKGTTRLLAITGEQAQQARELGQSLAQEVKAATERLSQGSRDVAEALRLSKDIGRLIEAVETAVMPQWQRRELLATVKMLQRRANTAIRKLQMGQAAKKTQELLERHSKGPLIVDTVSAESLSVLVKVVRQLCEQAPSTSVLLLSPQPMGKVLCACQVAQGAMPTFTAEAWALAVCSHMGGKAWGSRVVAQGTGSTTDLEAALSIAQTYALSQL